The genomic stretch AGACAAAGTCAAAGATGTTCTGCGGGTGCGCTGTCTCGTTCGGCGATGCGCCGAACACGAATACTTGTCCGGTGTGTCTGGCCTTGCCGGGCGCGATTCCTGTGCCCAACAAGGAGGCGATCGAGGGCATCGTCAAGATCGGGACCGCGCTCGATTCCACGATCAACAAGGATTCACTGTTCTACCGCAAGAACTACTTTTACCCTGACCTGCCGAAGAACTATCAGATCAGCCAGTACACGTTTCCGGTGTGCGAGTTCGGCAAACTCGAGATTCAGGTGGATGGAGAGCCGTTCACCGTCGGTATCACGCGGGTCCACATGGAGGAGGACACCGGGAAGAGCCGCCACGTTGGTGAGGGCGGCCGCATCCACGAGGCCAGCCATTCGTTGCTTGACTTCAACCGATCCGGCGTCCCGCTCGTCGAGATTGTGACCGAGCCCGACATTCGTACCGCCGAACAGGCCAGGGCGTACGGTGCTGAGATTCAGAGAATCGTTCGCACCCTCGGTGTCTCAGACGCACGCCTTGAGGAGGGTTCGATGCGGTTTGATGCCAACGTCTCGGTGCGGCGCGGACCAGACGCCGAGCTCGGCACAAGAACAGAGACGAAGAACGTGAACTCTCTGCGGTCGCTCCAGCGGGCGATCGAGTTCGAGATTGATCGGCAGATCAAGGTTCTCGAGGACGGCGGGTCGATCATTCAAGAGACACGTCATTGGAACGAGGACAAGGGCGTCACGATCAGTATGCGCATCAAGGAGGAGTCCGAGGACTATCGGTACTTCCAAGAGCCCGACATGCTGCCGCTCGAGATCGACGAACAGTGGCAGGCAAGGGTGAAGGCCGGCCAGCCAGAACTTCCCGCCGAGACACGTATGCGCCTTGTTGAGCTCGGCACCGATCTGCATACCGCAGAGTTGCTTGCCGACGACCCAAGTCTCAGGACTCTCTTTGATCGTGCGGTAAATGAGGGTGCTGATGGCAAGCAAACGGGGATTTGGTTAACCCAGGAAGTGGTTGCGTACCTTCGCCGTGAGGAGAAGTCGTTGGGCGGGACCTCTCTGTCGAGCGCCCACTTGGTGGAGCTGGCAGCCATGGTGTCCGCTGGCGACCTCTCGTCGACGGCCGCAAAAGAAGTACTCATCGGGGTGCTTTCCGGTGAGGGGACACCTCGAGCGATCGCCGAGGCAAGGGATCTCATCCAGATTTCGGACACGGGCTTCCTCGAAACCGAACTCGACAGCGTGATCGCCGACAACGCAGATGCGTTTGCGAAGCTGTTGCACGGTGACTCGAAGATGATCGGCTTCTTTGTCGGCCAAATCATGAGACGCACCGGTGGCAAGGCCGACCCCCGCATGGTATCCGAGATGGTCAGGAACCGGGCCAACGGATAGTGCTTACCGGCGTCATCTTCGACTGTGACGGGGTGCTCGTCGACTCAGAGCCGTTGGCCGAGGAGGCCTGGGCACATGTGTTGAGTACGCATGGCGCAACTATGACGACCGACGACGTGAGAGCCGTTGCCGGCACAAGTTCGACCGATACTTACGACTATTTTGCTCGTTCCACCAACCTTCCGCCATATTCCGAAGTAGCGTCAGCGGTGGACGCGTATCTCCTTCCGGCGCTGGCGGACCGCCTCGAGCCTTTTGCTGATGCGGTTGCGACCGTGCGAGCACTCGCTGCCGAAGGTGTCCCTCTGGCAGTCGCATCGTCGTCGAACCGTCGCGAGCTCGACATGAAGTTGGCAAAATTCGATCTTGCCAGACACTTCGATTACGTGATCGCGGGTGACGAGGTTGCATTCGGGAAACCCGCCCCTGACCTGTATGTGGGCGCGGCCTCCGGCCTCGGCGTTGACCCGCGTTCATGCCTCGCGGTCGAGGATTCGGTCCACGGCGCAAAGGCCGCCCACGCTGCGGGGATGCGGGTCGTGCTCATCGATCGCGTCGGCATCATTCCCGCCGACTGGTCGACGGTTTCGTCCATCGATCCCGAATTCATAAAAACCTGGTTGGGCCTTGCGTAAGTGCCGGCTTCGATGTTCGGCACACCTTGGAATCAGGCACAACATTTCGTATCACGAGGGGCCAGAACATGTTTGGCTAGCCGGTGTTGCGGAGGCCTGCAGCTAGGCCGTTTACTGTCAGCAGCAGGGCGCGCCTCAGGTCGGGGTCTACGACGTCAGATTTGCGAACACGCTGGAGCAGCGACACCTGTAGGTAGCTGATGGGGTCGAGGTAGCGATCTCGCACCGCAAGCGTGTGACGTAGCGTCGGGTATCGGTCAATCAGAGCATCCCCGCCGGTGATGAGGAGAATCTGCTCGAGTGTCTGGTTGAACTCGTGCTCTATCACATCGAACAGACCCGCCGACTCGGGTTTTGCGAGCGCGTCGACGTAGCGGGCTGCAATCGTAAGGTCGGTCTTGGCCACCGTCATCTCGACGTTTGAGATGAACGCCTGGAAGAAGGACCACTCTCGATACATTTCGTCGATAAGGTCGCCGTGGCCTGCCTCGCGAGCCGCGCTCAGGCCCGCTCCGACCCCAAACCAACCGGGAATGATTTGACGTGACTGCGTCCAGCCGAACACCCACGGGATCGCCCTCAGTCCGCCAAGGCCGACGTTGTCCGTGCCGCCGCCGGGGCGCTTCGATGGGCGCGACCCAATGTTCATCGAAGCGAGTTCGTTCACGGGTGTCGATGTCAAAAAGTAATCAACCAGACGGGGGTCGTCGATCAGCGACCGGTACGCTTCGTATGCGGGATCGCTAATCGCGGACATGGCGGTGTCCCAGCGCTCGAGAACGTCCGGCTCTCGTCGAGAACTTTGATGGAACACCGTTGCTTCTAGTGTTGCCGCAAGCGCAAGTTCCATGTTGTCAGCGGCGAGCCTGGGAAGGCCATATTTGTCGGCGATGACCTCACCCTGCTCGGTGATCTTGATGCGGCCGTGGATGGTGCCCCACGGCTGCGCCATGATCGCCTCACCTGTGGGGCCACCCCCGCGGCCAACAGTTCCACCGCGACCGTGGAATAGCACGAGCTCGATTCCGTACTTGATCGCGACATCGCGAAGGGAACGTGAGCACCGGTACAGCTCCCACTGGGACGTTGTTATGCCACCGTGTTTGTTCGAGTCTGAATAGCCGAGCATGACCTCCTGGCGATCTCCGCGCAGGCGAACCAATTCACGGTACGGCGCCGCAGAAAGCAGCTTGTCCATGATGAGGTGGGCGTTGCGTACCTCATCGATCGTTTCGAACAGTGGGACGAATCCGATGGATGCGACACCCGCTGTGAGGTCAACGAGTCCTGCATCGCGGGCCAGCACCGCAGCAGCGAGCACGTCGTCCGCCCCGCGCGTTTCCGAGATGATGTACGACTCGATCACGTCAGGTCCGAAACGTTTTAGTGCGCGCCGTACGGTGTGAAAGATCTCCAAAGTCCTCGCAAGGTCATCCGGTAGTTCTGAGGCAAGCGTGCTCAATGGTCTTCCGCCTGCGAGTTCATGGGTGAGGAGGGCGACCCTATTGTCGAGGTCCATATCGGTGTATCCGGGCTGGCCGACGCGGTCGAGTAGGTGGCTGATCAGTGCAGTGTGGCGGTCGGCATGCTCGCGAATGTCCATGGTGGCGAGTCGGAATCCGAAGGCGGCTGTCCGTCGCATGAGGCGGGCGACGAGTCCTCCAGCTATCAGTTCGCCGTTGTTTTCCATCAGGCTGTCGTGCATCAGCTCGAGGTCAGAGAGAAATGCTCCGGCCTCTAGGTAGTCGACACCGGGCTCGTGTGTGCCGTCGGTTGCGATTCGATGTCGGGTATTGAGCAGTCGCTGATAGATAAACGCACACTTCTGGCGGTATGGCTCTCCGGCGGACAGCGCTTGATACTTGCGCGCGGTCTCGGGGAGCGCAACTGAGTCAGTAACCAACGATTCCGTAAGGCTGCTGCTGACCTCCGTGTGGAAGTCGGAGGAACTCAACGCGGCGGAGAGTTCTTCGACGGCTTTGGTGAGGCCACGCAGCGCTCGATCGTGCTGAAGAACAAGGATCTCGAACGTCACCGAAGGTGTCACGTTGGGGTTGCCGTCGCGATCCCCGCCAACCCAAGTGCCGAACGACACGGGTGCGAGCGTAGGCGGGTAGTCGAGGTCGAGGCGCGTCATCTGGTGTGCGAACTCGTCGAATAGGTCGCCCGCAACCTGGCTGAAAATCTGGTCGAAGTAGTAGATCGCTGAACGGGCCTCGTCGACCGGTGTCGGCCGCTCATCGCGGAGTTCATTGGTTTGCCAAATGAGGTCGATGTGCTCGGCGATTCGTCGGACTAGCCGTGCCTTGTCCGTTGCGGAGAGCCGGGCGTCAGAGCGTTTGTTGAGAAGGACCGCGATGGCTGTTGTCTTGGAGAGAATTGACCGCCTCGCAGCTTCTGTGGGATGGGCGGTGAACACCGGCCGGAGATCGAGACTCTCTACGGCAGCTTGAAGGTTGTCGTTCCCAACATGATCTGAATCTAATATCGCATCGACTACTCGCTCGAGTTGACCGCTACCTGCAGAGCCCCGCTGGGTGTCTTCGTCGAGGCGGTGTGTTTGCTCGGCAACGTTGGCGAGGTAGAAAAATACAGTGAACGCACGGACGAGCGACATTGTTGTGTCGATATCAAGATCGGCGAGGAGGTCGGTGAGATCCTTTGTTGCGGACAGGTCCGCCGGCTGGTCTCCGGCTCCGCGGATCAGCTTGGTGTACTTGCGAACTTCCTCGACGAGCGCCAGCAGTTGCGGGCCTTCTTGGCGCACCAGCGTCTCACCTAGGAGGTCTCCGAGCAGTCTGATGTCAAGGCGAAGTGACGCGTCCCGGCTCTCGCTTGTGTCTTCCATGAGCTAGGAGCGTAGCCTGCGTCAACGCTCAGGAATCCTCGTTGTTCTTCAGATAGAAGTGCCGTTCTGCCGCAACCCAGAGAGTGCGTGAGAAGGGCCAGAAGAGTAGAGGAACTGCAAGGTTCGTGGCCAGCATTATCGCTGTGAGTTTCCCGACAGGGATGTCTGGCCAAGTGATGACAAGGGATGTGAGCAATACCACCAGGAATACGGCTTCGGTCACGCCGAAGTTAATCATCATCGCGCCCAGGAAGTAGCCGTTCTCGCGTTCGAAGTGGAGACCGCAATTCGGGCAGTCTTCGTGTTGCTCGAACCAGCGGGGGAACAGTCTGCCACCTCCGCACCGCGAGCACTTCTTACGAATCCCGCGAGTGATTTTACGGGTAAGGGATGGGGGATCGGTGAACGATGTCGTAGCCATCGAGTGCACGATAGCTTCTATCCAATGCGTCCCACGATTGTTCGGTTACGATGTGGAAATGCAAACCTTATGGTTCCATCTCGAAGATCTGCCCCCAGAAGTAGTTGAGAATTTGTCAGACGACATCGTTCAGCGGTTCAAGAGCGGCGTGATTCACAAAATCCCCAAGGACGCGTTCGATCTCCTGCCTGATCGCGCGCAGAACCTTGTGCCGGCGGGTCTCGTTGAGACGAACCCGAAGTTCGCCCTGGTCCTTGCAGCCATAGGTGTTCTTGGTGTCATTGGGCTCGTCTATTCGATCGTGAAATCGACGATCAAGATCGCGGTTCTCTCGGGGGTTGTCGCTTTCGGAGCTTGGTACTTTTTCTTCCAGAGCCAGTAAACATGGGTTTTCTCGGTGACGTTCTCCGGGAGACCCTCGACTTCTTCCGAGGATCGGGGGCGGATCTCACCTCGGTTGTGATAAGAACCGTATGGATCGCCATATCGGCAACGCTCGGTGCCGTTGTGTTGGGTGTGCCGCTCGGTGTGATTCTCGGGAGGACCCGGTTTGTCGGCCGGACGCTTGTGATGACCCTCGTTAACACGGCCATGGCCCTTCCGCCGGTGTTGGTTGGGCTGGTTCTGTTGCTGCTGATTTGGCCCGCCGGTCCCCTCGGTGGTCTGAACATTTTGTTCACGCCCGCCGCAATGGTGATCGCCCAGGTAGTACTGGCCACACCGATCGTGATTGGGCTCACTGCTGCCGCAGTAGGTTCGCTTCCGGCTCCTGCCGTCGAGTTCGTGAGTTCGCTGCAGCTGAACGCAGTGACACGATTCAGGGTGTATGTAACGGAGGCCTGGCCGCAGATCTTGGCGGCAGTCGCAACTGGGTTTGGCCGCGTGATCGCCGAGGTTGGCGCTGTGCTGCTTGTTGGCGGAAACATCGTTGGCGAGACGCGTGTTTTGACCACGGCGATTGTTCAAGAGACACGTCAGGCGAGGTTCGGTGCTGCTCTCGCGCTCGGCGGGGTGCTCCTTGTGGTTGCATTGTTTACGAACGGTGTACTGACGTGGTTGCAGGTAAAGGGAGAGCGCGATGGCTAGATGCGGAGCGGTCGCTGTACCGAATATCTCGATTCCGCCATTCGGACGACTGGTTCTTTTCGGCGCCAACGGCGCTGGAAAGACCACGCTCCTCCGACACCTGTTCGACACGCGGAGCGATGTTGCATATCTACCGCAGCACACGTGGATGCTGCGCGGTCCTGCGATCCGCACGCTGGCCGTCGGTTTATCCGAAACGAAGACGTCACGTGCGAAACATTGGGCCGCGTTACTCGGTGTCGCGGACGTTCTTGACGTACGGGGGCGAAGTCTGTCCGGTGGCGAGCAGAAGCGCGTCAACCTAGCTCGGGTGCTTGCTTCGGAGGCCAAACTGCTGCTACTTGACGAACCTCTTGCCCCGATTGACCAGCGAGATCGAGGGTTAGTAATCCGCGCCATTGCGGAAGCCTCAGAGGAACGGTCGGCGGTGATCGTGGCCCATGACCGCGACGTTGTCGCGATGTTGGCGACTGAGGTTGCGATCTTGGTTGATGGCGAGATTTTGCAGCAGGGTCCGGTCGCCGACGTTATGCATTCACCTGTTTCTGAAGACGTTGCGCAAATCATCGGGGTGGAAAATGTGCTCGTAGGAGCTGTAACCGAGGTGCGCGCCGACATGTGCACCGTTGCGTGCGGTCCCGTGTCGATCAACGCTCGCCTTGCCGAAGGCCTCGACGTCGGCGACAAGGTTGCTGTCCTATTCGGCGCTGAGGCTGTGCTCGTTTCGCGCGGAGACACAACAACATCGGCCCAAAACAACTGGCGGGGCTCCGTCTCTTCAAGTGTCCGTCTCGGCTCTCTAATACGGCTCATCGTCGATGTTGGTGTGCCGATCGTCGCTGTCATCACACCGGCGGCTCGGGATGCTCTCGGTATTGAAGTCTCTGCCGAGGTGTTCGTGAGCGTGAAGGCGACAGCGGTCCGGGCGGTGGAGAGAGCGTGAGGAAGGTAGCGATGCTAGCCGTGCTGGTGGTTGCGACTGGAGCGTGTGGAAGTTCGGTCTCACCATCCGCGCCGGTTGTTGCTGCCGGCACCACTGTGGTGGACAACGGTGTTGTCAAGTACTTGGTCGAAGCTTCTCCGGGGCTAGGCGCCGCTCGCGTTGTGGCTGCAACATCGGCGGAGGCGCTAGAACTGTTACAGCAGGGCGCTGCCGACCTGGCGATCGTGCACGCTCCGGATCGGCTGGCGGCGTTTACGCAGCGCCACGAAGACGCCTCCACCGGCACTCTGTTTGGGACGAGGTTCGTGCTTGTCGGTCCGCCCGAAACCGCAAGTGCCTATGACGGACTCACCGCACCCGAAGCATTTGCCGCGATCGCTCGCGACGGCGCGCCGTTCGTTACTCGTGCCGACGGGTCGGGGACGTATGAGTCTGAGATCGGTGTGTGGGCAGCATCGGGTATCGATCCAGCCGGCGCTCCTTGGCTCATCACCACAGGTCAGGGCATGGGTTTCACTCTGCAGGTCGCCCTCGTGCGCAAAGCCTTCGTATGGGTCGAAGAGGGGACGTTGGCGGCATCATCGCTTGCCGAGACTCTGCGTATCGTCCAGATCGCCGACGCTGACAGGTACGACAATGTGTACACCGCCGTGTGGCTTGTCGACACGTCCGACCGACTCGCCGATTTTGTTGGATGGGTGGGGTCGAACGCAGGTACCGCCGCCATCAGCGCAATGAACAGCTCCCTATTTGGGCGCGGTGTCGTCGTGCCGCCTACGGAATGAGCAATACCGCGCTCGGGGCCTTGTGCGAGACTCGGTTAGCCACCGAGCCGATCATGATCCTCTCCAGCAATCCGGCTCCTTGGCGTCCGAGGACGATAAGGTCGACGTCGTTGGCAAGCGCGTAGTTGGTCAGCACCGCCGCGGGATCGCCGATCTCTTCCACAAGCTGATATTCGATATCGCTGAGATTGACGGTCTCCTCGGCAGCGTCGAGGACCTCACGCTGTGCGGACTCGAGCATCCGCGCCAACGCTGCTGCGGTTGGCGGAGCGCCAACAATCCCCCACCAGCCTTCAGGTGGTCTCACGACTGTGATGATTGTCAACCTGGCTCCGTTTGTCCGCGCCATGTCGGCGGCGGTCTCGGCTGCGCGGGTCGCTTGTTCGGACCCGTCGATGCCAACAAGGACGTGTCTCGGTGGCCAATAGGTGGTTGTCATGGCATCTCCGATTGTCGGCTACAACCCAAGCGTACGGACTTATTGCTGCAAATCAAGGGGCGATCAGAAATCGCGGACGTGCCAGGGTCGCTCGATTTTTAGGCTCGGTCGACTAGTGCAATGATGGCGCCTTGCGAGACCAGGATGGAAGCGTGAAGCCAAAAGTCGTTGTCGCCGAAGAGATCGCCGCCGCGGGCATAGCGGCACTCTCCGAGCATTGCGAAGTCGACCTTGCGGTGGGTGTCGATCGCGAAGAGCTGAAACGTCGCCTTGTCGACGCGCGCGGACTTCTTGTCCGGTCGGCTACGACCGTGGATGCCGAGTTGATCGCTGCCGCACCGAATCTCGACGTGATCGGTCGTGCGGGGATCGGCGTGGATAACATCGATCTCGACGCAGCGACCGCAGCGGGTGTGCTCGTCGTCAACGCTCCCAACGCCAATGTCATCAGCGCTGCCGAACACACGATGGCGCTCATCCTCGCTCAGGCACGCCGCATCCCCGAGGCGGACGCATCACTCCGCAAAGGGGAATGGAATCGCTCGAAACTCGGGGGTGTCGAACTGCACGGAAAAACCCTCGGCATATTGGGTCTCGGCAAGATCGGATCGCTGGTCGCAGAACGTGCCAGAGCGTTTGGCATGTCGTTGGTTGCGTACGATCCGTTTGTGTCTGAGGAGCGGGCTAGCCGCATGGGCGTCAGCCTCGTCTCCAAGGACGAGGTGCTCGCAGCGGCTGATTTCCTTACGATTCACCTCCCCCGTAACCGCGAGACAGAAGGATTGCTCAACGCTGCGGCCTTTCGTCAGATGAAGTCAACAGCAGTCGTAGTGAACGTTGCCCGCGGGGGCATTGTTGTAGAGAGCGACCTCGCCGACGCCGTCGCCAATGGTGTGATTGCGGGTGCGGCGATCGATGTGTACGACGTCGAACCGACTACTTCGTCCCCAGTTTTTGAACAACGGGCGATCGTTGTGACGCCGCACCTTGGCGCTTCAACGGTCGAGGCTCAGGACAAAGCCGGGATTGCCGTGGCGGAATCGGTCGCTGCAACGTTGCGCGGGGAACTGGTGTTGACCGGTGTGAACCTCGATCTCGGCCCGAATGTACCGAGCGAGCTCATCGCCTTTCTCCCCCTTGCCGCCCAGTTGGGCCGCGTGTTTGTAGCGCTTGCACGGGGTGTCCCGCAGGACTTCACAGTCATAGCTGAGGGGGCAATCAGCGAGTTTTCCGTCAAGCCGCTCGTGCTGGCAGTGTTGAAAGGCGCACTCTCAACCGTATCTGAACGCCCGGTCTCCTACGTCAATGCGCTATCAATCGCGGCGCAACGTGGTGTTGTGGTGCGTGAAATGGCGCGCGCTTCGACCGATGCGTATCAATCGAGCATTCGGATCACGGGAACGTTGGATGGCCGCGACCGCGTTGTTGCGGGTTCGATCAGCACGCACAAGGGTCCTGTTCTTACCGAGATCGACGGCTATTACATCGAGGTCCCATTGGGTGGCAACATGCTGATGCTTCGCAACGATGACACTCCAGGCGTGATCGGACGTGTCGGCGGTTATCTGGGCAAGCAGGGGATCAACATTGCCGACATGGTCGTCGGTCGCACGCCCGTGGGCGCCGCGATGATGGGCTTGTGTCTCGATCAGCCCGTCTCAGAGGAGCAGCTGGCAGATATTCTGAGCCTTGCGGGTGTGCTCTCGGTCCGCTACTTCGAACTTGGATAGGCTTCTTTGGCGAAGGTCGGTCCGTCAAAATACAAGAGTGAGTGCCCACCCGGCTGCGAGACCATAGAGGCCCGCAAGCAAGTCGTCCATTGTGATGCCCACTGCCCCTGGCAGGGATTCGGCCTGTCGTATTCCAGGTAACACCTTGTAGATGTCGGCAAGCCTGGCGACAACAAGCGCGCCGAACCACGGGACTCCACCGACCGACAGACCGACGAGGGCGATCAACGTTCCCGCAACCTCATCGATAACAACCCACCCCGGGTCAGCGTGGTCGTCTGCGAACGGGCGCGGCGACCACAGCGAAAGCCCGATCGCAATCACGACAAGTGTG from Acidobacteriota bacterium encodes the following:
- a CDS encoding universal stress protein, producing MTTTYWPPRHVLVGIDGSEQATRAAETAADMARTNGARLTIITVVRPPEGWWGIVGAPPTAAALARMLESAQREVLDAAEETVNLSDIEYQLVEEIGDPAAVLTNYALANDVDLIVLGRQGAGLLERIMIGSVANRVSHKAPSAVLLIP
- a CDS encoding phosphoglycerate dehydrogenase, with product MKPKVVVAEEIAAAGIAALSEHCEVDLAVGVDREELKRRLVDARGLLVRSATTVDAELIAAAPNLDVIGRAGIGVDNIDLDAATAAGVLVVNAPNANVISAAEHTMALILAQARRIPEADASLRKGEWNRSKLGGVELHGKTLGILGLGKIGSLVAERARAFGMSLVAYDPFVSEERASRMGVSLVSKDEVLAAADFLTIHLPRNRETEGLLNAAAFRQMKSTAVVVNVARGGIVVESDLADAVANGVIAGAAIDVYDVEPTTSSPVFEQRAIVVTPHLGASTVEAQDKAGIAVAESVAATLRGELVLTGVNLDLGPNVPSELIAFLPLAAQLGRVFVALARGVPQDFTVIAEGAISEFSVKPLVLAVLKGALSTVSERPVSYVNALSIAAQRGVVVREMARASTDAYQSSIRITGTLDGRDRVVAGSISTHKGPVLTEIDGYYIEVPLGGNMLMLRNDDTPGVIGRVGGYLGKQGINIADMVVGRTPVGAAMMGLCLDQPVSEEQLADILSLAGVLSVRYFELG
- a CDS encoding phosphatidylglycerophosphatase A translates to MHRFIASGFGVGLIPQRLWGSDNGAGTFGAMLAAALAWVTWSSGVGVQITLVVIAIGLSLWSPRPFADDHADPGWVVIDEVAGTLIALVGLSVGGVPWFGALVVARLADIYKVLPGIRQAESLPGAVGITMDDLLAGLYGLAAGWALTLVF
- a CDS encoding substrate-binding domain-containing protein; amino-acid sequence: MRKVAMLAVLVVATGACGSSVSPSAPVVAAGTTVVDNGVVKYLVEASPGLGAARVVAATSAEALELLQQGAADLAIVHAPDRLAAFTQRHEDASTGTLFGTRFVLVGPPETASAYDGLTAPEAFAAIARDGAPFVTRADGSGTYESEIGVWAASGIDPAGAPWLITTGQGMGFTLQVALVRKAFVWVEEGTLAASSLAETLRIVQIADADRYDNVYTAVWLVDTSDRLADFVGWVGSNAGTAAISAMNSSLFGRGVVVPPTE
- the ppc gene encoding phosphoenolpyruvate carboxylase, with amino-acid sequence MEDTSESRDASLRLDIRLLGDLLGETLVRQEGPQLLALVEEVRKYTKLIRGAGDQPADLSATKDLTDLLADLDIDTTMSLVRAFTVFFYLANVAEQTHRLDEDTQRGSAGSGQLERVVDAILDSDHVGNDNLQAAVESLDLRPVFTAHPTEAARRSILSKTTAIAVLLNKRSDARLSATDKARLVRRIAEHIDLIWQTNELRDERPTPVDEARSAIYYFDQIFSQVAGDLFDEFAHQMTRLDLDYPPTLAPVSFGTWVGGDRDGNPNVTPSVTFEILVLQHDRALRGLTKAVEELSAALSSSDFHTEVSSSLTESLVTDSVALPETARKYQALSAGEPYRQKCAFIYQRLLNTRHRIATDGTHEPGVDYLEAGAFLSDLELMHDSLMENNGELIAGGLVARLMRRTAAFGFRLATMDIREHADRHTALISHLLDRVGQPGYTDMDLDNRVALLTHELAGGRPLSTLASELPDDLARTLEIFHTVRRALKRFGPDVIESYIISETRGADDVLAAAVLARDAGLVDLTAGVASIGFVPLFETIDEVRNAHLIMDKLLSAAPYRELVRLRGDRQEVMLGYSDSNKHGGITTSQWELYRCSRSLRDVAIKYGIELVLFHGRGGTVGRGGGPTGEAIMAQPWGTIHGRIKITEQGEVIADKYGLPRLAADNMELALAATLEATVFHQSSRREPDVLERWDTAMSAISDPAYEAYRSLIDDPRLVDYFLTSTPVNELASMNIGSRPSKRPGGGTDNVGLGGLRAIPWVFGWTQSRQIIPGWFGVGAGLSAAREAGHGDLIDEMYREWSFFQAFISNVEMTVAKTDLTIAARYVDALAKPESAGLFDVIEHEFNQTLEQILLITGGDALIDRYPTLRHTLAVRDRYLDPISYLQVSLLQRVRKSDVVDPDLRRALLLTVNGLAAGLRNTG
- a CDS encoding HAD family phosphatase yields the protein MLVDSEPLAEEAWAHVLSTHGATMTTDDVRAVAGTSSTDTYDYFARSTNLPPYSEVASAVDAYLLPALADRLEPFADAVATVRALAAEGVPLAVASSSNRRELDMKLAKFDLARHFDYVIAGDEVAFGKPAPDLYVGAASGLGVDPRSCLAVEDSVHGAKAAHAAGMRVVLIDRVGIIPADWSTVSSIDPEFIKTWLGLA
- a CDS encoding DUF983 domain-containing protein, which gives rise to MATTSFTDPPSLTRKITRGIRKKCSRCGGGRLFPRWFEQHEDCPNCGLHFERENGYFLGAMMINFGVTEAVFLVVLLTSLVITWPDIPVGKLTAIMLATNLAVPLLFWPFSRTLWVAAERHFYLKNNEDS
- a CDS encoding ATP-binding cassette domain-containing protein — its product is MARCGAVAVPNISIPPFGRLVLFGANGAGKTTLLRHLFDTRSDVAYLPQHTWMLRGPAIRTLAVGLSETKTSRAKHWAALLGVADVLDVRGRSLSGGEQKRVNLARVLASEAKLLLLDEPLAPIDQRDRGLVIRAIAEASEERSAVIVAHDRDVVAMLATEVAILVDGEILQQGPVADVMHSPVSEDVAQIIGVENVLVGAVTEVRADMCTVACGPVSINARLAEGLDVGDKVAVLFGAEAVLVSRGDTTTSAQNNWRGSVSSSVRLGSLIRLIVDVGVPIVAVITPAARDALGIEVSAEVFVSVKATAVRAVERA
- the gatB gene encoding Asp-tRNA(Asn)/Glu-tRNA(Gln) amidotransferase subunit GatB; protein product: MKGGRVVVAWEAVIGIETHVELQTKSKMFCGCAVSFGDAPNTNTCPVCLALPGAIPVPNKEAIEGIVKIGTALDSTINKDSLFYRKNYFYPDLPKNYQISQYTFPVCEFGKLEIQVDGEPFTVGITRVHMEEDTGKSRHVGEGGRIHEASHSLLDFNRSGVPLVEIVTEPDIRTAEQARAYGAEIQRIVRTLGVSDARLEEGSMRFDANVSVRRGPDAELGTRTETKNVNSLRSLQRAIEFEIDRQIKVLEDGGSIIQETRHWNEDKGVTISMRIKEESEDYRYFQEPDMLPLEIDEQWQARVKAGQPELPAETRMRLVELGTDLHTAELLADDPSLRTLFDRAVNEGADGKQTGIWLTQEVVAYLRREEKSLGGTSLSSAHLVELAAMVSAGDLSSTAAKEVLIGVLSGEGTPRAIAEARDLIQISDTGFLETELDSVIADNADAFAKLLHGDSKMIGFFVGQIMRRTGGKADPRMVSEMVRNRANG
- a CDS encoding ABC transporter permease; its protein translation is MGFLGDVLRETLDFFRGSGADLTSVVIRTVWIAISATLGAVVLGVPLGVILGRTRFVGRTLVMTLVNTAMALPPVLVGLVLLLLIWPAGPLGGLNILFTPAAMVIAQVVLATPIVIGLTAAAVGSLPAPAVEFVSSLQLNAVTRFRVYVTEAWPQILAAVATGFGRVIAEVGAVLLVGGNIVGETRVLTTAIVQETRQARFGAALALGGVLLVVALFTNGVLTWLQVKGERDG